A segment of the Halovivax limisalsi genome:
AACTCCGCGAGTTCGATCTCGACCTCCGTCGGCGCGGCGTACATGGGTCCCTCGCTGGCCCGGCGCTGGACCGCCGCCCGCACCGACTCCGGCATGTCGTGGCCCAGCAGCAGCGGTCCCAGGCCCATCACCCAGTCGACGTAGCGGTTGTCGTCGACGTCCACCACGTGGCCGCCGTCGCCCTTGTGGACGAAGAACGGGTACGGTTCGACCGCCGCCCGGACGGCGGAGTTGACGCCGCCCGGCATCACGGAGAGCGCCCGGTCGTACAGGTCGCGTGATCGATCGTGCTTCATACGCGCGGGTTGGCCCTCACCCGGCAAAGATGTACCGAGGTTCGTCTGACCTCGACCGGGAGACGGAGATCGGGTCCGATTGACCGACGAACAGTCGAGGAGTACCTGCGTCACGAACGGAAAGAACCGGAGCACACATGTCGGCCATCCGTCTGGTGGCGAGTATGTCCGACCGGACGCCGCTCGGGTTCGGCGCCATACTGGTGATCGGCGGTTCGCTGTCGGCGGTCGATCATCCCGTCATCGACTGGTTCAACCGCTGGGTGAAATCAGTCGGAACGAACCAGCGGCCGTCGGAGATCGAAATGAGTCGACCGTCGGTGCTGGTCGGACGGGTAGTCGGAACGCCACTCGTCGTCGGTGGCGCAGTCATCGCGTGACGGGGGTTCGTCGGGTGAAGAGCCGGTCGAGCGCGAGCGAGACCGGTTCGCGTGAGCGATGGTAACTCAAGACAGCTCGCACCAAATCCTGCCGATGCGATTCGCCACCACGTTGAACCGGTTACGTCGTCCGCAGCCGAATTCAGTGACGGATCGGTTCGCGGCCCGAACGATACATTACGGCCTGGGCGCCTCTTCGGCCTCGATAATCTCGTCCGGCTTCGAAACGGTTGCGTAGAGTTCTCGCCAATGGGCTTCGAGAAAGACGTCGTTTTTGTCGAACAACTCCCGCGCACTCTCGGTGAGCCGATAGAACGTTCTCGGCTGATCTCGCTTCACCGCTTCTTCGGGGAGCGTTTCCGTCTCGACGAGTCCCGCGCTATGGAGTTCGTCGATGTGTTCGTAGATTGTCGACCGGTGGAGCCCCGTCATGAATTCGAGTTCTTTCATCGACGGGAGACCCTTCGGGTGGGCGACGATGTTCGAGACGATATCTCGTCGAGACGGCGCCGACAGCGCGTCGACCACGTCGAAGAACGCGCTGTTTTCGGCGGGCGGAATAGATTGGGACACACCTTGTCGTTCGCGTTCGAGCGGTAAAACTATGTTGGCGACAGCCAACTTGGTCGGAGCGGATCCGAATGCTCATGTTGATCGCGTTTGGAAATGATCGCTATGGGTGACAGTGAATTGCATCGGTTAATAGACGATACGAGGCGCTACTCGGACCGGGACGAGCTCGAAATCGAGGAGTACCGTTCGCTCACACGAGCACTCAACGAGGATGTCCACGACGTGATCGTCGCAGATCGATCGTTTTTCGTTCTAGGAAGCTACAACGACGAAGAGAAAACTCGCCTCGAACGTGCCCGGGATCGGTTGTTTAACGAGGGTCACGCCTTTCTGATGGACGATACGTATGCCGCCTGGGAGTACTGGACCACCCAATTCAAGATCTATGCCGATCGTGCCACTCATATCGTCGGGATATACGAACATACGGATGGTGGACACGAATGGGAGGCGGGATATCTCGATCACACGGAGTACCGATCGAAGACGTATATTCTGAAGCGGCGATATCCAGAACTGGACCCTCGTGAGGAACCGTTCGACGGCATGATGGCCCATTACATGCTTCTTGCAAGTCGGCGGGACCAGTTGATCGAGTGGGACGGTGCGGCCGACGCACCCATGCATCAGCTCGACGCTGCACTGGATCGCGCGATCGATTCGTTTCTCGACTCGATCGACTGACCCGGTCGACACCGATATCGCTGACTGCCACTCCGTCCGTGCGTCGGCCCGTGTCGTCGATTCTCAGCGCAGGATTCCGGAGTCTGATCCTGTTGAGACGTCTCATCACGATGGGAATCCGTAAGTCGGTCCGACTCGAACGACGCGTCCATGAGCCGTCGCAGCGCGCTCGGGTTCGTCCTCCTGGCGGTCGTCTGGGGGAGTTCGTTTCCGGCGGTGAAGGTGGGCGTCGAGCACGCGCCGCCGGTGCTGTTCGCCGCGTTGCGCTTCGACGGGATCGCGCTCTTCGTCCTCGCCGTCGCCGTCCTCGCCGGCGGGCGGGTGCTCCCCGGCCGGGCCGACCTGGCCGGGATCGTCGCCGGCGGCGTGCTCGTAGTCGGCCTGCACAACCTCCTGTGGTTTCTCGGTCAACAGTCCGTCACCAGCGCCGTGGGTGCCGTCGTCATCGCGACGGTCCCGATCCTCGCGGCCGGCTTCTCGCGCGTGCTCCTGCCGGACGAGCGAATCGGCATAATCGGACTGGCCGGCCTCGCGCTCGGGTTCCTGGGGACCGCGATCGTCGCCCGGCCGACCGGCGCCACGCTGTCGGGACCGCACGCGATCGGCGTCGGCCTGATCTTCGTCTCCGCCGTCGCGATGGCGCTCGGCACGGTACTCGTCCAGTCGACGCGAAGCGACCTGCCGGTCGCCGCGATGCAAGGCTGGATGATGGTCCTCGGCGCCGCCGTG
Coding sequences within it:
- a CDS encoding winged helix-turn-helix domain-containing protein; amino-acid sequence: MSQSIPPAENSAFFDVVDALSAPSRRDIVSNIVAHPKGLPSMKELEFMTGLHRSTIYEHIDELHSAGLVETETLPEEAVKRDQPRTFYRLTESARELFDKNDVFLEAHWRELYATVSKPDEIIEAEEAPRP
- a CDS encoding DMT family transporter → MSRRSALGFVLLAVVWGSSFPAVKVGVEHAPPVLFAALRFDGIALFVLAVAVLAGGRVLPGRADLAGIVAGGVLVVGLHNLLWFLGQQSVTSAVGAVVIATVPILAAGFSRVLLPDERIGIIGLAGLALGFLGTAIVARPTGATLSGPHAIGVGLIFVSAVAMALGTVLVQSTRSDLPVAAMQGWMMVLGAAVMHAASLGLGETQAVAWTPRVGLALAYLVLIAGTVGYLLYFHLLDALGSVELTLVNYVIPVVAAATGWLVLDEGIEVTTVVGFVVVLAGFALVKRRALRSLLRRYGDARLAEPTGSQDD